The Pyrus communis chromosome 2, drPyrComm1.1, whole genome shotgun sequence genome includes a window with the following:
- the LOC137725224 gene encoding MDIS1-interacting receptor like kinase 2-like isoform X2 produces the protein MQLKTMTFHYILLLLFALPLIKTTSLSPRKQAESLIKWKAGFSSSSSSPPSLLHSWSLTNLNSLCNWTAIACTKTNTVSKIDLSNMQMTGTLALFDFSLFPNLTHFNLSGNYFRGPIPSAIGNLSGLTTLDFGDNFYENTHNQFSGPIPDSIGLISGLQHIDLSSNLLEGKIPPSIGKLRDLQFLDLSYNSLNSGPIPDNIGLISGLQHIDLSGNLLEGKIPPSIGKLRDLQSLDLSANSLNSSIPSELGLCTNLTYLSLSSNKLNGELPLSLSNLKNLVELHLANNLFIGQILPSLVSNWTKLVDLYLPQNSFSGTISAEIGQLTQLQHLSLYSNKFSGEIPQSLGNLSQLQGLYLDQNHLTGEIPQSIGKLTLLQGLYLSYNHLTGEIPQSLGKLTQLDRLHLSDNHLTEEIPQSLGKLTLLQQLHLSHNQLTGEIPQSLGKLTQLQELSFHNNHLTGEILIPQSLGKLTQLQGLFFHNNHLTGEIPQSLGNLSRLRELDLSANNFTGVIPRISGLTGLVYMDLSSNSLSGAIPLGLHMLTRLEVFNASRNHLSGEIPLALADMSNLSRYDFSYNNLTGPLPTRGIFENAPTSAFVGNYGLWSHADGRTEFKSSSTHSKRANKNKVSIILYSFCGFATVAIAIFFFLMFRKKSMIRPQVIKTSQNFESFEAMILQEEVKFTFAEVVKAVDDFHEKYCIGKGGFGKVYKAELQSGQVVAVKRLNTDDSNDVPAINLQSFQNEIRTLTTIRHRNVIRLYGFSTRKGCIFLLYEYLERGSLGKALYGVEGVTELGWPTRVKIVQGLAHALSYLHHDCSPPIVHRDVTVNNVLLEQDFEPRLSDFGTAKLLSIDSSNWTNIVGTLGYMAPELAYIMQVTNKCDVYSFGVVALEVMMGRHPRDMLESQLLESSTSMKGNADLLLKDVLDQRLEPPANELAKAVVLVMSIALACIRTRPGLRPTMHFVSQNLSAQSLPCLPEPFGMLTINKLSAFQN, from the exons ATGCAACTCAAAACCATGACATTTCATTATATTCTCCTGCTGCTGTTCGCATTGCCACTGATCAAAACGACATCACTATCTCCACGAAAACAAGCAGAATCGCTCATCAAATGGAAGGCTggcttttcttcatcatcatcatcgccACCTTCGCTACTCCATTCATGGTCCCTCACCAACCTCAACAGCCTCTGCAACTGGACTGCCATTGCCTGTACCAAAACCAATACAGTCTCCAAAATAGACCTCTCCAATATGCAAATGACTGGAACACTGGCTCTTTTCGACTTTTCCCTATTTCCAAATCTCACCCACTTCAACCTGAGTGGCAACTATTTCCGGGGGCCTATACCATCTGCCATTGGAAATCTATCCGGCCTCACAACTTTGGACTTTGGCGACAATTTCTATGAAAATACTCATAACCAATTCTCTGGCCCAATTCCAGACAGTATAGGTTTGATTTCTGGTCTTCAACATATTGACCTGAGTAGCAATCTTCTGGAAGGGAAAATTCCACCCTCTATAGGCAAACTCAGGGATCTCCAGTTCCTTGATCTTTCGTACAACTCCTTAAACTCTGGCCCAATTCCGGACAATATAGGTTTGATTTCTGGTCTTCAACATATTGACCTGAGTGGGAATCTTCTGGAAGGGAAAATTCCACCCTCTATAGGCAAACTCAGGGATCTCCAGTCCCTTGATCTTTCAGCCAACTCCTTAAACTCTTCTATCCCTTCTGAGCTTGGTCTTTGCACAAACCTCACCTACTTGTCCCTGTCTTCCAATAAACTCAATGGGGAACTGCCTCTGTCCTTGTCCAATTTGAAAAACCTCGTTGAATTGCATTTAGCTAATAATCTATTTATTGGTCAAATCCTTCCTTCTCTGGTCTCcaattggacgaaattggttgattTGTACCTTCCTCAGAATAGCTTCAGCGGAACCATTTCAGCAGAAATTGGGCAGTTGACACAATTGCAGCATCTAAGCCTTTATTCCAACAAATTCAGCGGAGAGATTCCTCAGAGTCTAGGCAATTTATCTCAGCTTCAGGGACTCTATTTGGACCAGAACCACTTGACAGGAGAGATTCCTCAGAGTATAGGCAAATTGACTCTGCTTCAGGGACTCTATTTGTCCTATAACCACTTGACAGGAGAGATTCCTCAGAGTCTAGGCAAATTGACCCAGCTTGACAGACTCCATTTGTCCGATAACCACTTGACAGAAGAGATTCCTCAGAGTCTAGGCAAATTGACTCTGCTTCAGCAACTGCATTTGTCCCATAACCAATTGACAGGAGAGATTCCTCAGAGTCTAGGAAAATTGACTCAACTTCAGGAACTCTCTTTCCACAATAACCACTTGACAGGAGAGATTCTGATTCCTCAGAGTCTAGGCAAATTGACTCAACTTCAGGGACTCTTTTTCCACAATAACCACTTGACAGGAGAGATTCCTCAGAGTCTAGGCAATTTATCTCGCCTTCGTGAACTCGATTTGTCTGCTAACAACTTCACAGGAGTGATCCCACGGATTTCAG GCTTAACAGGTTTGGTCTACATGGATCTCAGCAGCAATTCACTATCGGGTGCAATACCATTAGGATTGCACATGCTCACAAGATTAGAGGTTTTCAATGCCTCACGCAATCATCTCTCAGGCGAAATCCCATTAGCATTAGCTGACATGTCAAATCTAAGTAGGTATGACTTTTCGTATAACAACTTGACAGGGCCATTACCAACCCGTGGCATTTTCGAAAATGCGCCAACAAGTGCTTTTGTTGGTAACTATGGCTTGTGGAGTCATGCAGATGGACGAACTGAATTTAAGTCTTCCAGTACACATTCCAAAAGGGCTAACAAGAATAAAGTATCCATTATCCTTTATTCCTTTTGCGGTTTCGCAACTGTTGCAattgccatttttttctttcttatgttTCGCAAGAAGTCCATGATCCGGCCTCAGGTAATcaaaacttctcaaaactttgagAGTTTTGAAGCAATGATATTGCAAGAGGAAGTAAAATTTACGTTTGCAGAAGTTGTGAAGGCTGTAGATGACTTTCATGAGAAATACTGCATTGGCAAAGGAGGTTTTGGAAAGGTTTACAAGGCAGAGCTCCAATCAGGccaagttgttgcagttaagaGGCTTAACACGGACGACTCTAATGACGTTCCAGCGATCAATCTTCAAAGTTTTCAGAATGAAATCCGAACTTTGACAACTATCCGGCATCGAAACGTCATAAGACTATATGGCTTCTCTACAAGGAAGGGTTGCATATTCTTGCTTTATGAATACTTAGAGAGAGGCAGCCTCGGAAAAGCATTGTATGGGGTAGAAGGGGTTACTGAACTTGGCTGGCCAACAAGGGTAAAAATTGTGCAAGGACTTGCTCATGCACTTTCTTATCTGCACCATGACTGCTCACCACCAATTGTGCATCGTGATGTAACTGTCAATAATGTATTGCTCGAGCAGGATTTTGAGCCCCGACTCTCAGATTTTGGAACAGCAAAACTATTGAGTATTGATTCATCCAACTGGACCAACATTGTTGGTACGCTAGGATACATGGCCCCAG AGCTTGCATATATTATGCAGGTGACGAACAAGTGTGATGTTTATAGCTTCGGAGTGGTGGCACTAGAAGTCATGATGGGAAGGCACCCCAGGGATATGCTAGAGTCCCAACTATTAGAATCATCAACGTCAATGAAAGGAAATGCAGACTTGCTTCTGAAAGATGTGTTAGATCAACGACTAGAGCCTCCAGCCAATGAATTGGCAAAGGCAGTGGTGCTTGTAATGAGTATAGCACTGGCTTGTATACGGACGCGTCCTGGGTTGCGTCCAACAATGCATTTTGTGTCACAAAATCTCTCAGCTCAGAGTCTTCCTTGCCTTCCTGAGCCATTTGGTATGCTTACCATCAACAAGCTATCGGCTTTTCAAAActag
- the LOC137725224 gene encoding MDIS1-interacting receptor like kinase 2-like isoform X1, with protein MQLKTMTFHYILLLLFALPLIKTTSLSPRKQAESLIKWKAGFSSSSSSPPSLLHSWSLTNLNSLCNWTAIACTKTNTVSKIDLSNMQMTGTLALFDFSLFPNLTHFNLSGNYFRGPIPSAIGNLSGLTTLDFGDNFYENTHNQFSGPIPDSIGLISGLQHIDLSSNLLEGKIPPSIGKLRDLQFLDLSYNSLNSGPIPDNIGLISGLQHIDLSGNLLEGKIPPSIGKLRDLQSLDLSANSLNSSIPSELGLCTNLTYLSLSSNKLNGELPLSLSNLKNLVELHLANNLFIGQILPSLVSNWTKLVDLYLPQNSFSGTISAEIGQLTQLQHLSLYSNKFSGEIPQSLGNLSQLQGLYLDQNHLTGEIPQSIGKLTLLQGLYLSYNHLTGEIPQSLGKLTQLDRLHLSDNHLTEEIPQSLGKLTLLQQLHLSHNQLTGEIPQSLGKLTQLQELSFHNNHLTGEILIPQSLGKLTQLQGLFFHNNHLTGEIPQSLGNLSRLRELDLSANNFTGVIPRISGMLDLKLLSLSNNNLTRVVPTHLFLAVGLTGLVYMDLSSNSLSGAIPLGLHMLTRLEVFNASRNHLSGEIPLALADMSNLSRYDFSYNNLTGPLPTRGIFENAPTSAFVGNYGLWSHADGRTEFKSSSTHSKRANKNKVSIILYSFCGFATVAIAIFFFLMFRKKSMIRPQVIKTSQNFESFEAMILQEEVKFTFAEVVKAVDDFHEKYCIGKGGFGKVYKAELQSGQVVAVKRLNTDDSNDVPAINLQSFQNEIRTLTTIRHRNVIRLYGFSTRKGCIFLLYEYLERGSLGKALYGVEGVTELGWPTRVKIVQGLAHALSYLHHDCSPPIVHRDVTVNNVLLEQDFEPRLSDFGTAKLLSIDSSNWTNIVGTLGYMAPELAYIMQVTNKCDVYSFGVVALEVMMGRHPRDMLESQLLESSTSMKGNADLLLKDVLDQRLEPPANELAKAVVLVMSIALACIRTRPGLRPTMHFVSQNLSAQSLPCLPEPFGMLTINKLSAFQN; from the exons ATGCAACTCAAAACCATGACATTTCATTATATTCTCCTGCTGCTGTTCGCATTGCCACTGATCAAAACGACATCACTATCTCCACGAAAACAAGCAGAATCGCTCATCAAATGGAAGGCTggcttttcttcatcatcatcatcgccACCTTCGCTACTCCATTCATGGTCCCTCACCAACCTCAACAGCCTCTGCAACTGGACTGCCATTGCCTGTACCAAAACCAATACAGTCTCCAAAATAGACCTCTCCAATATGCAAATGACTGGAACACTGGCTCTTTTCGACTTTTCCCTATTTCCAAATCTCACCCACTTCAACCTGAGTGGCAACTATTTCCGGGGGCCTATACCATCTGCCATTGGAAATCTATCCGGCCTCACAACTTTGGACTTTGGCGACAATTTCTATGAAAATACTCATAACCAATTCTCTGGCCCAATTCCAGACAGTATAGGTTTGATTTCTGGTCTTCAACATATTGACCTGAGTAGCAATCTTCTGGAAGGGAAAATTCCACCCTCTATAGGCAAACTCAGGGATCTCCAGTTCCTTGATCTTTCGTACAACTCCTTAAACTCTGGCCCAATTCCGGACAATATAGGTTTGATTTCTGGTCTTCAACATATTGACCTGAGTGGGAATCTTCTGGAAGGGAAAATTCCACCCTCTATAGGCAAACTCAGGGATCTCCAGTCCCTTGATCTTTCAGCCAACTCCTTAAACTCTTCTATCCCTTCTGAGCTTGGTCTTTGCACAAACCTCACCTACTTGTCCCTGTCTTCCAATAAACTCAATGGGGAACTGCCTCTGTCCTTGTCCAATTTGAAAAACCTCGTTGAATTGCATTTAGCTAATAATCTATTTATTGGTCAAATCCTTCCTTCTCTGGTCTCcaattggacgaaattggttgattTGTACCTTCCTCAGAATAGCTTCAGCGGAACCATTTCAGCAGAAATTGGGCAGTTGACACAATTGCAGCATCTAAGCCTTTATTCCAACAAATTCAGCGGAGAGATTCCTCAGAGTCTAGGCAATTTATCTCAGCTTCAGGGACTCTATTTGGACCAGAACCACTTGACAGGAGAGATTCCTCAGAGTATAGGCAAATTGACTCTGCTTCAGGGACTCTATTTGTCCTATAACCACTTGACAGGAGAGATTCCTCAGAGTCTAGGCAAATTGACCCAGCTTGACAGACTCCATTTGTCCGATAACCACTTGACAGAAGAGATTCCTCAGAGTCTAGGCAAATTGACTCTGCTTCAGCAACTGCATTTGTCCCATAACCAATTGACAGGAGAGATTCCTCAGAGTCTAGGAAAATTGACTCAACTTCAGGAACTCTCTTTCCACAATAACCACTTGACAGGAGAGATTCTGATTCCTCAGAGTCTAGGCAAATTGACTCAACTTCAGGGACTCTTTTTCCACAATAACCACTTGACAGGAGAGATTCCTCAGAGTCTAGGCAATTTATCTCGCCTTCGTGAACTCGATTTGTCTGCTAACAACTTCACAGGAGTGATCCCACGGATTTCAGGTATGTTGGACCTCAAGCTTCTTTCATTGTCTAATAACAATTTGACAAGGGTAGTACCAACTCATCTGTTTCTCGCCGTAGGCTTAACAGGTTTGGTCTACATGGATCTCAGCAGCAATTCACTATCGGGTGCAATACCATTAGGATTGCACATGCTCACAAGATTAGAGGTTTTCAATGCCTCACGCAATCATCTCTCAGGCGAAATCCCATTAGCATTAGCTGACATGTCAAATCTAAGTAGGTATGACTTTTCGTATAACAACTTGACAGGGCCATTACCAACCCGTGGCATTTTCGAAAATGCGCCAACAAGTGCTTTTGTTGGTAACTATGGCTTGTGGAGTCATGCAGATGGACGAACTGAATTTAAGTCTTCCAGTACACATTCCAAAAGGGCTAACAAGAATAAAGTATCCATTATCCTTTATTCCTTTTGCGGTTTCGCAACTGTTGCAattgccatttttttctttcttatgttTCGCAAGAAGTCCATGATCCGGCCTCAGGTAATcaaaacttctcaaaactttgagAGTTTTGAAGCAATGATATTGCAAGAGGAAGTAAAATTTACGTTTGCAGAAGTTGTGAAGGCTGTAGATGACTTTCATGAGAAATACTGCATTGGCAAAGGAGGTTTTGGAAAGGTTTACAAGGCAGAGCTCCAATCAGGccaagttgttgcagttaagaGGCTTAACACGGACGACTCTAATGACGTTCCAGCGATCAATCTTCAAAGTTTTCAGAATGAAATCCGAACTTTGACAACTATCCGGCATCGAAACGTCATAAGACTATATGGCTTCTCTACAAGGAAGGGTTGCATATTCTTGCTTTATGAATACTTAGAGAGAGGCAGCCTCGGAAAAGCATTGTATGGGGTAGAAGGGGTTACTGAACTTGGCTGGCCAACAAGGGTAAAAATTGTGCAAGGACTTGCTCATGCACTTTCTTATCTGCACCATGACTGCTCACCACCAATTGTGCATCGTGATGTAACTGTCAATAATGTATTGCTCGAGCAGGATTTTGAGCCCCGACTCTCAGATTTTGGAACAGCAAAACTATTGAGTATTGATTCATCCAACTGGACCAACATTGTTGGTACGCTAGGATACATGGCCCCAG AGCTTGCATATATTATGCAGGTGACGAACAAGTGTGATGTTTATAGCTTCGGAGTGGTGGCACTAGAAGTCATGATGGGAAGGCACCCCAGGGATATGCTAGAGTCCCAACTATTAGAATCATCAACGTCAATGAAAGGAAATGCAGACTTGCTTCTGAAAGATGTGTTAGATCAACGACTAGAGCCTCCAGCCAATGAATTGGCAAAGGCAGTGGTGCTTGTAATGAGTATAGCACTGGCTTGTATACGGACGCGTCCTGGGTTGCGTCCAACAATGCATTTTGTGTCACAAAATCTCTCAGCTCAGAGTCTTCCTTGCCTTCCTGAGCCATTTGGTATGCTTACCATCAACAAGCTATCGGCTTTTCAAAActag